The following coding sequences are from one Rhipicephalus microplus isolate Deutch F79 chromosome 3, USDA_Rmic, whole genome shotgun sequence window:
- the LOC119159903 gene encoding uncharacterized protein LOC119159903, whose protein sequence is MNAFYITTILAAVFATTIAGDIGYGIGYGGGYGGGYGGGYGGGYGGGYVGGYGGGYGGGYGGGYGGGYGGGYGGGYGLGYGGGIGVGGVGIGSSVALLRGGPGLYKAVAGPAFLVRTVHQVNKISGGGALLAHSGLGGGYGYGGGYGYGGGYGYGGSYGYGGYGYGGYGYKG, encoded by the exons ATGAACGCCTTC TACATTACCACCATCCTCGCCGCTGTTTTCGCCACCACTATCGCCGGTGACATTGGTTACGGCATTGGCTATGGTGGTGGCTACGGCGGTGGCTACGGTGGCGGCTACGGCGGTGGCTATGGTGGTGGCTACGTTGGCGGCTACGGAGGCGGCTACGGTGGTGGCTACGGTGGCGGCTACGGTGGCGGCTACGGTGGCGGCTACGGTGGCGGCTATGGCCTAGGTTATGGTGGAGGCATAGGCGTCGGCGGTGTTGGTATTGGAAGCAGCGTGGCTCTTCTTCGAGGAGGACCTGGACTGTATAAGGCTGTGGCTGGTCCGGCATTCTTGGTCAGAACCGTGCACCAAGTGAACAAGATTTCCGGTGGTGGGGCACTTCTCGCCCATTCTGGCCTTGGTGGAGGCTACGGATACGGTGGTGGTTACGGATACGGTGGCGGCTACGGATATGGTGGCAGCTACGGATACGGTGGCTATGGATATGGTGGCTATGGTTACAAGGGATGA
- the LOC142803140 gene encoding uncharacterized protein LOC142803140, producing the protein MNKLFVRGHAEEAPLHNIDEEGWYLLIFGVHHPQKPDRIRVVFDTSAQHEGVSLNGVFLTGPDLTNNILGILIRFRQDSVAITADIEQMFDNFVVRDDHQNYLRFLWFKNNDTSREIMECQMKVHVFSNSPSPAVATYRLRRTAQEAAQEFGEDARMFVERDFYVDDALKILSCEEDAISLLQRTQKMLSTANVRLHKIASNRQNVLNAFYPQNRARVLKSLDLNKDASNMQRSLGLLWDVDNDTFVFRAPLQDQPYTRRGVLSTINSLLDPLGFVAPVRKSTCSMTS; encoded by the coding sequence ATGAATAAACTGTTCGTCAGGGGTCATGCAGAGGAAGCTCCACTACATAACATCGACGAAGAGGGCTGGTACCTACTCATATTCGGTGTTCACCATCCTCAAAAACCCGATCGAATCCGCGTGGTGTTTGACACCAGCGCTCAGCACGAAGGAGTGTCTCTGAATGGTGTCTTTCTTACCGGACCCGACCTGACAAACAATATTTTGGGAATACTGATACGCTTCCGGCAGGATTCAGTGGCGATAACTGCTGACATTGAGCAGATGTTTGACAATTTCGTCGTTCGTGATGATCATCAGAACTACCTAAGGTTCCTCTGGTTCAAGAACAATGACACCTCTCGAGAAATCATGGAGTGCCAAATGAAGGTGCACGTTTTCAGCAACAGTCCCTCACCCGCGGTGGCAACATATAGGCTTCGGCGAACTGCTCAAGAAGCTGCTCAAGAATTCGGGGAAGATGCAAGGATGTTCGTCGAGCGAGACTTCTACGTCGATGATGCACTCAAGATTCTTTCGTGTGAGGAAGACGCCATCAGTCTGTTGCAGAGAACGCAAAAAATGCTTTCTACAGCTAACGTAAGGCTGCACAAGATTGCCTCAAATAGGCAGAATGTGCTGAATGCATTTTATCCACAAAACCGTGCTCGGGTGCTGAAAAGTCTTGACTTGAATAAAGACGCATCGAATATGCAGAGAAGCCTCGGTCTACTTTGGGATGTAGACAACGACACCTTCGTCTTCAGAGCTCCTCTTCAAGACCAGCCCTATACACGGCGAGGGGTGCTGTCGACCATCAACAGTCTGCTTGACCCGCTGGGTTTTGTGGCACCTGTCAGGAAAAGCACCTGCTCCATGACTTCGTGA